Proteins encoded within one genomic window of Bradyrhizobium sp. AZCC 1719:
- a CDS encoding FixH family protein yields MSRAQQPRPITGRMVFFMMVAFFGVVIGVNLVMMRLAIQTLPGTEVDSAYSASLAYQKEIATAQAQSARNWKVDAHVERSGQGGATLQIEARDNFGRPMSGVKFQGRFERPTDRRADQLVALAEVGIGIYRGSAEAIAPGQWDLVLEGVASGQRLFLSRNRVSLN; encoded by the coding sequence ATGAGCCGTGCACAGCAGCCAAGGCCAATCACCGGGCGGATGGTGTTCTTCATGATGGTGGCGTTCTTCGGCGTCGTGATCGGCGTCAACCTCGTCATGATGCGGCTTGCCATCCAGACCTTGCCCGGCACCGAGGTCGACAGCGCCTACAGCGCCAGCCTCGCTTATCAAAAGGAGATCGCCACCGCCCAAGCCCAGAGCGCGCGCAACTGGAAGGTCGATGCCCATGTTGAACGCAGCGGGCAGGGTGGCGCGACGCTGCAGATCGAGGCGCGCGACAATTTCGGCCGGCCGATGTCCGGCGTGAAATTCCAGGGCCGGTTCGAGCGGCCCACCGACCGGCGGGCCGATCAGCTCGTTGCGCTCGCGGAAGTGGGAATCGGCATCTATCGCGGGAGCGCGGAAGCCATTGCGCCGGGCCAATGGGATCTGGTGCTCGAGGGCGTCGCATCGGGACAGCGGCTGTTTCTGTCCAGGAACCGCGTGTCGTTGAATTAG
- a CDS encoding cbb3-type cytochrome c oxidase subunit 3 → MKAILAVHNIASDLVTSVWTPIFVGIFIAIVTYALWPRNQAVFDEAAKMPLREE, encoded by the coding sequence ATGAAAGCAATTCTCGCCGTCCACAATATCGCGTCGGATCTCGTTACATCGGTCTGGACGCCGATCTTCGTCGGAATCTTCATCGCCATCGTGACCTACGCCCTTTGGCCGCGCAACCAGGCCGTCTTCGACGAAGCGGCGAAAATGCCCTTGCGCGAGGAGTGA
- the ccoN gene encoding cytochrome-c oxidase, cbb3-type subunit I: protein MTHGEAGLVLVFSLTAFFCLLAVAKAQDTAFAFHAALSSAASLWAVIAIVNRYFARPASLPPQEIRGRPNYNMGPIKFAAVMSVIWGIAGFAVGVLIASQLAWPSLNLDLPWTSFGRLRPLHTSAVIFAFGGNVLIATSLYVVQRTCRVRLAGDLAPWFVVIGYNFFILIAGTGYLLGVTQSKEYAEPEWYADLWLTIVWVVYLLVFLVTIIKRKEPHIFVANWFYLAFIVTIAVLHLGNNPALPVSVFGSKSYIAWGGVQDAMFQWWYGHNAVGFFLTAGFLAIMYYFIPKRAERPVYSYRLSIIHFWAIIFLYIWAGPHHLHYTALPDWAQTLGMTFSIMLWMPSWGGMINGLMTLSGAWDKLRTDPVLRMLVVSVAFYGMATFEGPLMSVKVVNSLSHYTDWTIGHVHAGALGWVGFVSFGALYCLVPWLWDRKGLYSLKLVNWHFWTATIGIVLYISAMWVSGILQGLMWRAYTSLGFLEYSFIETVEAMHPFYIIRAAGGALFLIGSLIMAYNLWMTVRVGKAEVQAPVALQPAE from the coding sequence ATGACGCACGGCGAGGCCGGTCTGGTGCTGGTCTTTTCGCTCACCGCATTCTTTTGCCTGCTTGCTGTGGCCAAGGCGCAGGATACGGCGTTTGCCTTCCATGCCGCGCTGTCGTCCGCCGCCAGCCTTTGGGCGGTCATTGCGATCGTCAACCGATACTTCGCCCGTCCGGCATCGTTGCCGCCGCAGGAAATCCGTGGCCGTCCCAACTACAACATGGGCCCGATCAAGTTCGCGGCCGTCATGTCGGTGATCTGGGGTATCGCAGGATTCGCAGTCGGGGTATTGATCGCGTCCCAGCTCGCATGGCCTTCGCTGAATCTCGATCTGCCCTGGACGAGCTTTGGCCGCCTGCGGCCGCTGCATACGTCGGCGGTGATCTTTGCCTTCGGCGGCAACGTGCTGATCGCAACATCGCTCTACGTCGTGCAGAGAACCTGCCGCGTGCGCCTGGCGGGCGATCTGGCGCCCTGGTTCGTCGTCATCGGCTACAACTTCTTCATCCTGATTGCCGGCACCGGCTATCTGCTGGGCGTCACCCAATCCAAGGAATATGCCGAGCCGGAGTGGTATGCCGACCTGTGGCTGACGATCGTCTGGGTGGTGTATCTGCTGGTCTTCCTGGTGACGATCATCAAGCGGAAAGAACCGCACATCTTTGTCGCCAACTGGTTCTATCTCGCCTTCATCGTCACCATCGCTGTCCTGCATCTCGGCAACAACCCGGCGCTGCCAGTCTCGGTGTTCGGCTCGAAGTCCTATATTGCATGGGGCGGCGTGCAGGACGCCATGTTCCAGTGGTGGTACGGGCATAACGCGGTCGGCTTCTTCCTGACCGCCGGCTTCCTCGCCATCATGTATTACTTCATTCCGAAACGCGCGGAGCGGCCGGTCTATTCCTATCGACTCTCGATCATTCATTTCTGGGCGATCATCTTTCTGTACATCTGGGCCGGCCCGCACCATCTGCACTACACGGCACTGCCGGACTGGGCGCAGACGCTTGGCATGACGTTCTCGATCATGCTGTGGATGCCGTCGTGGGGCGGCATGATCAACGGACTGATGACGCTGTCGGGTGCCTGGGACAAGCTGCGGACGGACCCGGTGCTCCGCATGCTGGTCGTGTCGGTCGCGTTCTACGGCATGGCGACCTTCGAAGGTCCGCTGATGTCGGTCAAGGTCGTGAATTCGCTCAGCCACTACACCGACTGGACCATCGGTCACGTGCACGCCGGCGCGCTCGGCTGGGTCGGGTTCGTTTCGTTCGGCGCGCTGTATTGCCTCGTTCCCTGGCTGTGGGATCGCAAGGGGCTCTACAGCCTGAAACTGGTCAACTGGCACTTCTGGACCGCCACCATCGGCATCGTGCTCTACATCTCGGCGATGTGGGTGTCGGGAATTTTGCAGGGCCTGATGTGGCGCGCCTACACCTCGCTCGGTTTCCTCGAATATTCCTTCATCGAAACCGTGGAGGCGATGCATCCCTTCTACATCATCCGTGCCGCAGGCGGAGCGCTGTTCCTGATCGGGTCGTTGATCATGGCCTATAATCTCTGGATGACGGTGCGCGTTGGCAAAGCGGAAGTGCAAGCGCCCGTCGCTCTTCAGCCGGCGGAATGA
- the ccoO gene encoding cytochrome-c oxidase, cbb3-type subunit II, translating into MSFWSRHQIFEKNSIVLVAGILVVIAIGGLVEITPLFYLKSTIEKVDGVRPYTPLELAGRNVYVREGCYLCHSQMVRPLRDEIERYGHYSLAAESMYDHPFQWGSKRTGPDLARVGGKYSDEWHVTHLNNPRAIVPQSVMPGYAFLSQTEVDEASVAAHLRANRAVGVPYSEDQVANAVADLKAQADPDNAGVDAFTKRYPKAVARNFDSKGGAPTEMDALVAYLQMLGTLVDFKLYNEKANLR; encoded by the coding sequence ATGTCTTTCTGGTCACGACATCAAATTTTCGAAAAGAACTCGATCGTGCTGGTCGCGGGAATCCTCGTGGTGATCGCGATCGGCGGCCTGGTCGAGATCACCCCGCTGTTCTACCTCAAGAGCACGATCGAAAAAGTCGACGGCGTCAGGCCATACACGCCGCTCGAGCTTGCGGGCCGCAACGTTTATGTTCGCGAGGGCTGCTATCTCTGCCACTCGCAGATGGTCCGGCCGTTGCGTGATGAAATCGAGCGTTACGGCCACTATTCGCTCGCCGCCGAGAGCATGTACGACCACCCGTTCCAGTGGGGATCCAAGCGTACGGGTCCCGATCTCGCTCGCGTCGGCGGCAAATACTCCGACGAATGGCACGTTACGCATCTGAACAATCCGCGCGCGATCGTGCCGCAATCGGTGATGCCCGGTTACGCCTTCCTGTCGCAGACGGAAGTCGACGAGGCCAGCGTCGCGGCTCATCTCCGCGCTAACCGTGCGGTCGGCGTCCCCTATTCGGAGGACCAGGTCGCCAACGCCGTCGCCGATCTCAAGGCGCAGGCCGATCCTGACAACGCCGGCGTCGATGCGTTCACCAAGCGCTACCCGAAGGCGGTTGCCCGCAATTTTGACAGCAAGGGCGGCGCGCCGACCGAAATGGATGCGCTGGTCGCGTACCTGCAGATGCTCGGCACGCTGGTCGACTTCAAGCTTTACAACGAAAAAGCAAATCTTCGCTGA
- the ccoG gene encoding cytochrome c oxidase accessory protein CcoG, which yields MNKTVNPTDLQLDDDGPLYAARKKVYPQSVSGSFRRTKWGLMAFCLGVYYLLPFARWNRGLGAPDQAVLVDLPNSRFYFFFIELWPQEVYYFTGLLIVAALTLFLMNAVGGRIWCGYLCPQTVWTDLFYAVERWVEGDRRERMRKDAAKGTITFRRAGEIALKHSIWLMIAWWTGGAWVLYFTDAPTLVWQLLTFQAPMIAYIWIGILTATTYIFAGWMREQVCVYMCPWPRIQAALTDEWALNVTYKYDRGEARTSLKKATDLRALGQPVGDCIDCYQCVAVCPTGIDIRNGPQLDCIQCGLCIDACDTVMTKIGRETRLIGYDNDINIHRRQEGKPPIYRIVRPRTITYAALIAAVGAVMLYALLTRSLLDINVLHDRNPVAVKLSDGSIRNAYTVRLLNKRGFDRVIAIDADGPINATLHVVGADSVTQDRPMIILARDTTTELRLLVTAPAENNPEKSVPVHFRVTDIGLGEVASATDHFVSP from the coding sequence ATGAACAAGACCGTGAACCCGACCGACCTGCAGCTTGACGACGACGGGCCGCTTTATGCGGCCCGCAAGAAAGTCTATCCGCAGAGCGTCTCCGGAAGTTTCCGCCGGACCAAATGGGGCCTGATGGCGTTCTGCCTCGGGGTCTATTACCTGCTGCCGTTCGCGCGCTGGAATCGCGGTTTGGGTGCGCCGGACCAGGCGGTGCTGGTCGATCTGCCGAACAGCCGATTCTATTTCTTCTTCATCGAGCTTTGGCCGCAGGAAGTCTATTATTTCACCGGCCTGTTGATCGTTGCGGCGCTAACGCTGTTTCTGATGAACGCGGTCGGCGGCCGCATCTGGTGCGGCTATCTCTGCCCGCAGACAGTCTGGACCGACCTGTTCTATGCCGTCGAGCGGTGGGTCGAGGGCGACCGGCGCGAGCGGATGCGCAAGGATGCCGCCAAGGGCACCATCACATTCCGGCGCGCCGGCGAAATCGCACTGAAGCATTCGATCTGGCTGATGATCGCCTGGTGGACCGGCGGCGCCTGGGTGCTGTATTTCACCGATGCCCCGACGCTGGTATGGCAGCTTCTCACGTTCCAGGCGCCGATGATCGCCTACATCTGGATCGGCATCCTCACGGCCACGACCTACATCTTCGCCGGCTGGATGCGCGAGCAGGTCTGCGTCTATATGTGTCCGTGGCCGCGCATTCAGGCCGCGCTCACCGACGAATGGGCGCTCAACGTCACCTACAAATACGACCGCGGCGAAGCGCGCACATCGCTGAAGAAGGCGACCGATTTGCGCGCGCTCGGCCAGCCGGTCGGCGATTGCATCGACTGCTATCAATGCGTAGCCGTCTGCCCAACCGGCATCGATATCCGCAACGGGCCGCAGCTCGACTGCATCCAGTGCGGTCTGTGCATCGATGCCTGCGACACGGTGATGACCAAGATCGGCCGGGAGACCCGTCTCATCGGCTACGACAATGACATCAACATTCACCGACGACAGGAAGGCAAGCCGCCGATCTATCGGATCGTACGTCCGCGCACCATTACGTATGCAGCCTTGATTGCTGCCGTCGGCGCGGTGATGCTGTATGCGCTGCTGACGCGGTCGCTGCTTGACATCAACGTGCTGCATGACCGCAATCCGGTCGCGGTAAAACTCTCCGATGGATCGATCCGCAATGCCTACACTGTTCGGCTGCTGAACAAGCGGGGCTTCGACCGCGTTATCGCGATCGACGCGGATGGTCCCATCAACGCCACGCTTCACGTCGTCGGCGCCGATTCCGTGACGCAGGATCGGCCCATGATCATCCTGGCACGCGATACGACGACCGAACTGCGGCTCTTGGTAACGGCGCCCGCGGAGAACAATCCCGAAAAATCCGTGCCGGTGCATTTCCGCGTCACCGATATTGGGCTCGGCGAGGTCGCTTCCGCCACCGATCATTTTGTGTCGCCGTGA
- a CDS encoding FkbM family methyltransferase, which translates to MKSLLKTFIEKAGYEIRRKQPSLPLQVLEMLAEQRNDPTRDKSETRFCRYALENLSISKSQIFQDLFVLQALEEKRNGYFVEFGAADGDFLSNTVLLERNYGWRGIVAEPGRNSHERLKNNRRCIIDLRCVWTETGKTLTFSENPEPELSTIASFRPHADQAQSREYAVETVSLDDLLEQHKAPELIDYLSIDTEGSELQILRAFNFSRRKFKIITVEHNYRAFRDDIFRLLTSKGYQRVLERLTMFDDWYVLNDHS; encoded by the coding sequence ATGAAAAGCCTTCTTAAGACCTTTATTGAAAAGGCCGGCTACGAGATCCGGCGAAAACAGCCGTCGCTGCCGCTGCAGGTGCTGGAAATGCTAGCCGAACAGCGCAACGATCCGACGCGGGACAAGTCGGAGACGCGTTTCTGTCGCTACGCGCTGGAAAATCTGTCTATCTCAAAGTCACAGATCTTCCAAGACCTGTTCGTCCTGCAGGCCCTCGAAGAGAAACGAAACGGCTACTTCGTCGAATTCGGCGCGGCTGACGGCGACTTCTTGTCGAATACGGTCCTGCTCGAGCGAAATTACGGTTGGCGCGGCATTGTCGCCGAGCCGGGCCGAAACTCGCATGAGCGGCTCAAAAATAATCGGCGGTGCATTATCGACCTGCGCTGCGTATGGACTGAAACCGGCAAAACCCTCACCTTTTCGGAAAATCCCGAGCCGGAGCTCTCAACGATCGCCTCGTTCCGCCCGCACGCCGACCAGGCGCAATCGAGGGAATACGCGGTCGAAACGGTATCGCTGGATGATCTCTTAGAGCAACACAAAGCGCCTGAGCTGATCGACTATCTCTCGATCGACACCGAAGGATCCGAGCTGCAGATATTGCGCGCCTTCAACTTCTCCCGACGCAAATTCAAGATCATCACCGTCGAGCACAACTACCGAGCGTTCCGCGATGATATCTTTCGGCTTCTGACCTCCAAAGGCTATCAGCGCGTCCTGGAGCGCCTGACAATGTTCGACGATTGGTACGTGCTCAACGATCATAGCTGA
- the ccoP gene encoding cytochrome-c oxidase, cbb3-type subunit III, whose product MTEHSDIDHVSGRATTGHEWDGIKELNTPLPRWWVITFYLTILWAIGYWIVYPAWPLLWSHTTGIWNYSTRAEVATDLANLEKIRGDKMVALGAASLEEIEKNPALLALARARGKTVFGDNCAPCHGSGGAGAKGYPNLNDDEWLWGGSLDQIMQTIQFGARSGHQKAHEGAMLAFGKDGVLKKDEIVTVANYVRSLSGLPTAAGYNAAAGAKIFADNCASCHGENGKGNQELGAPNLTDKIWLYGSDEATLVETISNGRAGVMPAWVGRLDPSTIKALTVYVHSLGGGK is encoded by the coding sequence ATGACCGAACACAGCGATATCGATCACGTTTCCGGAAGGGCGACCACCGGCCACGAGTGGGACGGCATCAAGGAGCTCAACACTCCGCTGCCGCGATGGTGGGTGATCACCTTCTATCTGACCATTCTCTGGGCGATCGGCTATTGGATCGTCTATCCCGCGTGGCCGCTGCTCTGGAGTCACACGACCGGCATCTGGAATTACTCCACCCGCGCCGAGGTCGCTACCGATCTCGCCAATCTGGAAAAAATCCGCGGCGACAAGATGGTCGCACTCGGTGCCGCCTCGCTCGAGGAAATCGAGAAGAATCCTGCCTTGCTGGCGCTCGCACGCGCCCGGGGCAAGACGGTATTCGGCGACAATTGCGCGCCTTGCCACGGCAGCGGCGGCGCAGGCGCGAAGGGGTATCCCAACCTCAACGACGACGAATGGCTGTGGGGCGGAAGCCTCGACCAGATCATGCAGACGATCCAGTTCGGCGCCCGCTCCGGGCATCAGAAGGCGCATGAGGGTGCCATGCTGGCGTTCGGCAAGGATGGGGTCCTCAAGAAGGACGAGATCGTCACCGTCGCAAACTACGTCAGGTCGCTGTCGGGGCTGCCGACGGCTGCGGGTTACAACGCAGCGGCCGGCGCGAAGATCTTCGCTGACAATTGCGCCTCATGCCATGGCGAAAACGGCAAGGGGAACCAGGAACTCGGCGCGCCCAACTTGACCGACAAGATTTGGCTCTATGGATCGGACGAGGCGACGCTGGTCGAAACCATCAGCAACGGACGTGCCGGCGTCATGCCTGCCTGGGTCGGTCGTCTCGATCCTTCCACGATCAAGGCGCTGACGGTCTACGTCCACTCGCTCGGCGGAGGCAAATAG
- a CDS encoding Crp/Fnr family transcriptional regulator, which produces MIRTISPNRASFGRCSACTVRSLSICNALDQADLAEFERISRHIHFAPNEALFTAGQIARSVHSLTAGVARLYKLLPDGRRQVIGFALPGDFLGVAPSDRYSFSADAIDSVTVCRLSREAFTHFIEQRSHFLMRINEFAARELKLAQEQMLLLGRRTAEEKVASFLVGWRQRLAQIGDERQTIALPMSRQDIADYLGLTIETVSRTLTRFEREKMLIIVAGGVRLLDPSRAAAMAAA; this is translated from the coding sequence ATGATACGAACCATCTCTCCGAATCGGGCAAGTTTCGGGCGCTGCTCAGCCTGTACCGTCCGGTCACTCAGCATCTGCAACGCGCTTGACCAGGCCGACCTTGCAGAGTTCGAACGGATCTCCCGTCACATTCATTTCGCTCCCAATGAGGCGCTGTTCACGGCGGGCCAGATCGCGCGTTCGGTCCACAGTCTGACTGCGGGTGTCGCACGTCTGTACAAGCTGTTGCCGGATGGGCGGCGCCAGGTGATCGGCTTTGCGCTGCCGGGCGATTTTCTCGGCGTGGCGCCGTCCGATCGCTACAGCTTTTCGGCAGATGCAATCGATTCCGTGACGGTGTGCCGTCTCTCCAGGGAAGCGTTCACGCACTTCATTGAGCAGCGGTCACATTTTCTGATGCGGATCAACGAGTTCGCGGCACGGGAACTGAAGCTGGCGCAGGAGCAGATGTTGCTGCTGGGCCGGCGGACCGCGGAGGAGAAGGTCGCGTCCTTCCTCGTGGGCTGGCGGCAGCGTCTGGCTCAGATCGGCGATGAGCGACAAACCATTGCGCTGCCGATGAGCCGGCAGGATATCGCGGATTATCTGGGGCTGACGATTGAAACTGTGAGTCGGACGCTCACCCGGTTCGAGCGCGAAAAGATGCTCATTATCGTGGCCGGGGGCGTCCGGCTGCTGGACCCGAGCCGGGCTGCCGCCATGGCTGCGGCATGA
- a CDS encoding H-NS histone family protein: MRDSKLKQMSLDDLWELHERIGEILSDKIEYEKTKLEQRLDQLARRVREFSPANPQRRTYPKVEAKFRNPDNPSETWSGRGKAPRWLTKLIAAGRTLDEFRIQ, translated from the coding sequence ATGAGAGACAGCAAACTAAAGCAGATGTCGCTCGACGACCTCTGGGAGCTGCACGAAAGGATCGGCGAAATCCTGAGTGACAAGATCGAGTATGAGAAGACGAAACTCGAACAGAGGCTCGATCAGCTCGCTCGCAGGGTTAGGGAATTTTCGCCGGCAAATCCGCAGCGCCGTACATACCCGAAGGTAGAGGCAAAGTTTCGAAACCCCGATAATCCGTCAGAGACGTGGTCCGGACGGGGCAAAGCGCCGCGCTGGCTCACCAAACTAATTGCCGCTGGAAGAACGCTCGATGAATTTAGGATTCAATAG
- the ccoS gene encoding cbb3-type cytochrome oxidase assembly protein CcoS: MEVLVFLVPLALTLGAIGLMGFLWSLKNGQYDDLEGAGWRAIADDEPVFEERAPSTGSGPR; the protein is encoded by the coding sequence ATGGAAGTTTTGGTATTCCTCGTGCCGCTGGCACTCACGCTCGGCGCCATCGGCCTGATGGGTTTCCTCTGGTCGCTCAAGAACGGCCAATACGACGATCTCGAAGGGGCCGGTTGGCGCGCGATTGCTGATGATGAACCGGTTTTCGAGGAGAGGGCGCCTTCGACGGGGAGCGGGCCTCGCTAG
- a CDS encoding c-type cytochrome, with product MIRRILMPLAFALATLTPAAAASPQEQRGKTFALNNCAKCHSIDKVSPSPLKIAPPFRALHKRYPIETLGEALAEGIYTGHPTMPAFQLEPDQIGDLLAYLKTLE from the coding sequence ATGATCCGACGAATTCTGATGCCGCTGGCATTTGCGCTCGCCACCCTGACTCCGGCCGCGGCGGCTTCGCCTCAGGAGCAGCGTGGCAAGACCTTCGCGCTGAACAACTGCGCGAAGTGCCACTCGATCGACAAGGTTTCACCGAGCCCGCTCAAGATCGCGCCGCCGTTCCGGGCACTGCACAAGCGTTACCCGATCGAGACTCTCGGAGAGGCGCTGGCCGAAGGCATCTACACCGGCCATCCGACGATGCCGGCCTTCCAACTCGAGCCGGACCAGATCGGCGACCTGCTGGCGTATCTGAAGACGCTTGAGTAG
- a CDS encoding DUF2934 domain-containing protein, whose translation MPNLDEAIRERAYYLWIADGQPEGQADNYWLNAQREILTTSVESSGSNAPAAAPTDTGLVAMKSAKKAKGARSGKSKTRAA comes from the coding sequence ATGCCAAATCTGGACGAAGCCATTCGCGAACGCGCCTACTACCTCTGGATCGCCGACGGTCAACCCGAGGGCCAGGCAGACAATTATTGGCTCAATGCTCAACGCGAAATTCTCACGACATCGGTTGAAAGCTCAGGCAGCAACGCTCCCGCTGCCGCGCCCACCGACACGGGATTAGTTGCGATGAAATCCGCTAAAAAGGCAAAAGGCGCCCGATCCGGAAAAAGCAAAACCCGCGCCGCATAG
- a CDS encoding heavy metal translocating P-type ATPase, whose product MQATRDFSHYVRHLGSGLSHIDLAVEGVNCAGCMSKIERGLSALPDVTLARVNLTDRRVALEWKEGTLDPARFIDRLAELGYKAYPFEPVRAEAVETEQASFLLRCLGVAAFAAMNIMMLSIPVWSGNVSDMIPEQRDFFHWLSALIALPAAAYSGQPFFRSAWQALRARRTNMDVPISIGIVLALAMSVMETIHHAEHAYFDAALMLLAFLLAGRYLDQSMRRKTRAVAGNLAALKAETATKFISADEISVVPIAAVRTGDIVLLRPGERSAVDGAVIEGQSKIDQSLITGETLPAKAGPGTPVYAGTLNLSGALRVRVSAASEGTLLAEISRLLDNAVQARSRYVQLADRASRLYAPVVHAAALLTMLGWAAIGATWHDAIVTAISVLIITCPCALGLAIPAVQTVVSGAMFRTGVLLNSGDAIERLAEVDRVVFDKTGTLTLPELDVTNAIDIPKDVFELAGRLALASHHPVAAAVARASGARTPLAGIEEVAGQGVRGFVNGLEIRLGRPSFCGADQIANEILCRDPEASVVAFRHGETRHVFAVRQRLRPDAAAAIATLLKTGIEVEILSGDREPAVRHAAEQLGIHEWRAGVTPADKIARIEELKRQGVKVLMVGDGMNDAPALAAAHVSMSPVSATHLSQATADLVFLGDRLAPVVAAIGFARKALRLMRQNLWLAAGYNLFAVPLAIAGLATPLVAAAAMSGSSLLVILNALRAHRGAREFC is encoded by the coding sequence ATGCAGGCGACGCGAGACTTTTCACATTATGTCCGGCATCTCGGGTCGGGGCTGTCGCATATCGATCTGGCCGTGGAAGGCGTCAATTGCGCCGGCTGCATGTCGAAAATCGAGCGCGGCCTTTCCGCGCTTCCGGACGTGACGCTGGCGCGTGTCAACCTGACCGACCGTCGCGTGGCGTTGGAATGGAAGGAGGGTACGCTCGACCCGGCCCGCTTCATCGATAGGTTGGCCGAGCTTGGCTACAAGGCCTATCCGTTCGAGCCGGTGCGCGCCGAAGCCGTCGAGACGGAGCAGGCGAGCTTTCTGCTCCGCTGCCTCGGCGTCGCCGCCTTTGCTGCGATGAACATCATGATGCTGTCGATTCCCGTGTGGTCCGGCAATGTCAGCGACATGATCCCGGAACAGCGCGATTTCTTCCACTGGCTGTCGGCGCTGATTGCCTTGCCCGCGGCGGCCTATTCGGGGCAGCCCTTCTTCAGATCCGCCTGGCAGGCTTTGCGCGCGCGACGCACCAACATGGATGTGCCGATCAGCATCGGCATCGTGCTGGCGCTCGCGATGTCGGTTATGGAGACGATCCACCACGCGGAACATGCCTATTTCGACGCCGCGCTGATGCTGCTCGCCTTCCTGCTGGCGGGCCGCTATCTCGATCAAAGCATGCGCCGCAAGACGCGGGCGGTCGCCGGAAACCTCGCCGCACTGAAGGCCGAAACGGCAACCAAGTTCATCAGCGCCGACGAAATCAGCGTCGTGCCGATCGCGGCGGTGCGGACTGGCGACATCGTCCTGCTGCGTCCGGGCGAGCGCTCTGCTGTCGACGGCGCCGTGATCGAGGGGCAGTCCAAGATCGACCAGAGCCTGATCACGGGCGAAACCTTGCCCGCGAAGGCGGGGCCGGGCACTCCTGTCTATGCGGGCACGCTCAATCTGTCGGGCGCCTTGCGGGTTCGGGTATCGGCGGCGTCCGAAGGCACGTTGCTGGCGGAGATCAGCCGGCTGCTCGACAACGCCGTGCAGGCGCGCTCCCGCTACGTGCAACTCGCCGACCGTGCGTCGCGGCTCTATGCCCCGGTCGTGCATGCGGCCGCGCTCCTGACCATGCTGGGCTGGGCCGCGATCGGCGCCACCTGGCACGATGCGATCGTCACGGCGATCTCGGTTCTCATCATTACCTGCCCCTGTGCGCTCGGGCTTGCGATCCCGGCGGTGCAGACCGTCGTGTCGGGCGCCATGTTCCGCACCGGCGTGCTGCTCAATTCAGGCGATGCCATCGAGCGGCTGGCCGAAGTCGATCGTGTCGTGTTCGACAAGACGGGTACGCTGACGTTGCCGGAGCTCGACGTCACCAATGCCATCGATATTCCGAAAGACGTGTTCGAACTGGCCGGGCGGCTCGCGCTTGCCAGCCATCATCCGGTCGCCGCCGCGGTGGCTCGCGCCTCCGGAGCGAGGACGCCATTGGCCGGGATTGAGGAGGTGGCAGGCCAAGGCGTCCGCGGCTTCGTCAACGGGCTCGAAATCCGGCTGGGCAGGCCGTCGTTCTGCGGCGCGGACCAGATCGCCAACGAGATCCTGTGCCGGGATCCCGAGGCATCCGTCGTCGCCTTCCGTCACGGCGAGACGCGGCACGTCTTCGCCGTGCGCCAGCGCCTGCGCCCCGATGCGGCGGCCGCCATTGCCACGCTTCTCAAGACCGGGATCGAAGTCGAGATTCTGTCCGGCGATCGCGAGCCAGCCGTACGCCATGCGGCCGAACAGCTCGGTATTCATGAATGGCGCGCGGGCGTCACGCCGGCGGACAAGATTGCCCGCATCGAGGAATTGAAGCGGCAGGGCGTCAAGGTCCTGATGGTCGGCGATGGCATGAACGACGCGCCGGCGCTCGCAGCCGCGCACGTCTCGATGTCACCGGTCAGCGCGACCCATTTGAGCCAGGCGACCGCCGATCTGGTGTTCCTCGGCGATCGCCTTGCACCCGTCGTCGCGGCCATCGGCTTCGCGCGGAAAGCGCTGCGGTTGATGCGGCAGAATCTTTGGCTGGCAGCAGGTTACAACCTATTTGCCGTGCCGCTCGCAATCGCAGGCCTCGCCACGCCGCTGGTCGCTGCCGCCGCCATGTCGGGTTCGTCATTGCTGGTGATCTTGAATGCGCTGCGCGCGCATCGCGGCGCCAGGGAGTTTTGCTGA